From Rhododendron vialii isolate Sample 1 chromosome 7a, ASM3025357v1:
TTTTCCCAGTATTAGAGGCCAGAAAACTTGTACCGCATGATTTGAATGGTGGGAGAGGTAAAATTCTTATGACTAATGAGAGGGTGAAGAATAGTTAATTTGCCTTCAGCATGAAAAGAATGATTGACTGGTTATGTTTGCTTAATATGCTGTTTGTAGTCCAAACGTTTAGAAGGTGACATTTTTTAGTATTCTTGTGCTCTAGCGACGAGAATAGATGGTTGATGCGAAGTCACCAGAATGgaagatatatatacattttgcGCTATGCACTTGGAGTtctattatatattatatatacattTTGCGCTATGCACTTGGAGTTCTATTATATATGTGCCAAATCTGGTACAGATTTGTAtacagtttttactttttagtacAGTAAATTCCATGTTTCTAGCGGGGAATGTAGATTGTTGATGTGAAATTACCAGAGAAATATTTTCACGGGCTTGTAAAGCGTACCTCATGCCCctttattaaacaaagaaacatgaaaaaatCATTTGAGTCATTTGACCCTCACCCCACTACAAATGCTAATATTTTTCTGCATTGGTCTATCTGCAGATGCCATTTCAGTGCTCTTGCTGTTTGTTTCTGCAAAAAATCCAGTATATCAGCAGAGAAGGTCATATTGATCGGCAGTCCATATTTTATAGGTCGGAATGTTCTGCATCAGTTTTACCTAGAAATCGTATCCTCTTCTACCCGCTTGGTTCCCACATCATGTATATGTAGTTTGTCTCTCTGGgattatcatttttttcttttgctgattTTATTTTGATATACATTTGTGTTATCTACGTTATACATGACCTGCTATTtctcattgaaatttgaaatattttagcTGTTGAGATATTGCGGATCATAAATCTTTGATACGTGGAATAAAGAACTTCTGTTCTTTCTGTGGTATTCTTCTAGGGTTTATTCCCTGGACGGATGGGCTGAATTTAATGTGAGATATTGTCTAGTGTTGCGaaaatttctctcttcctttgaGGGAAATGAGTCATGTACAACCTTAACATTCTTCAGATGTGTTGAATTCTTTGAGGCCCAATGCCTCAGGTGCTAAAGTTCTTTTTGAGGATATATTTGGCTTATCTGATGGCAATATTAATTCCCTGTCACGGTCATGCTACCACAGCAGTAATTGTTGTCTCACAAACTACAAGTGCCTGTAAGTAGAGGAATATCTTCGATATACATTTGATGCATGGATTTACCTGTATGTTGATTTTATCAGAAAGTAATTTTCCTGGAATGCTCTTATCGGTGTTTTAAGTCTTGTGCTGTATTTTGGTTGATATAATAGTCACTATATTCGTACTTTTGGGTACAAAGCATTGTTGTTTTacgtaataaaatttatttagtaTGTACCGCTATGAAAACAGACTGAAGAATCTAGTTGAGATTACTATGCTGAGGTCCCTTCTTGGGGCCTAGATCCTATCATGCTTTAGATAAGGTTCTTCTAGAAAGCATGTAAATTGGGGATGAAAATGGATTTTCACTCACTTCGTACATCTGCTCTTCCGATATCACCCACTAGTTTGAATGAGGTTTTGATCGTGATAATTAGCAGAATGCTAACGGCCGGAACTTAGTTTAGGTTAATTAGCATTAAGCCTATAGGTCCGTAGAACTcgtctttaccaaaaaaaaaagttttgggatAAAAGAGGCACTTGACTTGACACTGGTACCTGTGTAGATTTTTTTACAAGTATTGACGGGCTACAGAGTATCAAAAGTTGATGCCAGGTTTGTTGGTGCAGTTTGACTTTGTATCAAATTACTATTTTTACTTTgtatcaaattattatttttggtgaAAGTTGAAGTCTAATGGAGAGCTGAAGTTAAAACACTGATGTCAGAATTGGGAGGAGAACACAGTTTTATTTCAGATGATGTAAACTGGGGAGGGTAGATCAAGATGGACATGGGTTGTCCTGATATGATGGTAAATTTTAACATTATTGATTGACTAAAATCACAGATTTCTTTTGTTTACTATGTCTGAAGAACAGGATTTGCTCAAGTTTCTCCTTTCATAGATTGTCTGCGGgcagtttttttgtgtgtgttctaattctttatttttggcGATCCAGATACCATTCACTTGTTAAGTTTCTTAAAAATCTCATACGCAAAGCTCACCGCTGCCAGCATTTGAGGTTATTAGAAAAGCACTGTCCAATACCATCTTTGGATCAAAGTGCTGAAGGAGGAATTGGTTCCATAGTCGaggtaagtaattttttttaagtttatttcaTTGTTGTCAATTGGGGTAGCATGCCGTTGAAAGGTTTTTATTTGTTCTCTTACGTTCTTGCTGATGAAGGTAATACAGAGTCATTTTAAGTCATTGGTGTAGCGTCTTGCATTCATTATCATAACGGAGCTTTAACCCCCAGTTTTTGCTCATACAAGTATTCGTTTTGTTCTGTATTGTTAGTATGTTCTGCTTTATATCAGGTTTTGCTATGGGGATGTATACTTCTTGTTAGTCAACCCTGCTGCTATGATGATCATACGGTCTCCACTAGCTGTTTAACGTTTGATTCATGTCTAGGCTAGGTTGTAATTTATTAGTGCTATAAGAAGGTCCTAAGCGGAGCACAAGGCTGGCGAGCAAAGCAGGATCTCGTAGAGGTAGAACAACCGTTGCTGCCTTCCCCCCGCTATTGTGTTTTTTTAGGCTAATTCATATGACTGGAAGAGGTGCTACAATGCTGGCAGCAGATATCACTTCCCATTGCTTTAGGTCACTATGACTTGCGAAATGTTGTGGCTAAGTTGATAGGGGACTCCAATTTCTTGGGGAAAATGGAGCCTTTGTTTTTGCTCTCATACTTACCTTTGTCTTTAAAATATCTATCAATGTTTCAAGTTAGAGTCGTTAGACTAACTCCTTGCTAGGTTTGACTTTCCAGAAGAATGAAGCCTGTGTGAAACTGAAATACTTGTTCTGTTATTTTTTTCTGGCGGATTCTCATACCCAAATCAGCCAATGGAGAAAGAGATAGCATAACCAATAGTGTGGTTGCCAGTCTTCCATTAGTAGTTGCAATATTTAAGCTCCTCATGGAATGGTGAATACGCTAATGGAGGGATGTGAAGTTAtcgttttcttgttttcttctttgctAGTGTCATCACCTTTATTGGCACCATACCTTTTCTGTTCTTTAAAATACAGCAATGGagctatttcatttttttattatttgcttTTTGTTCTGACGTAGAAGTCTAATGTGTGTGAAATTTCATTCTCAGGGCATTGATTTCCAAGCAAATTTTCCAGGGAAGAGGCATGCTAAGGTTCAGCAGGATGGGAAGTTGCCACCTGATAATTTAACCAACACCGATAGTAACATTTGTGGCATAACTCCAGATGTCCTTGATCATCAATTTGAGCCAAGCCAGTCTTATTGCCTTAAAAAGCATGTGGTGTCGTTTTTATGGGCTGTTTGCAGGAGTATAGTTCCACCAGATTTGCTTGGAACTTCTTCTAACTGGAGAATTCTGAGGAAGAGTATCTCAAGGTTTGTTCGGCTTCGAAGATTTGAAAAGTTCTCTTTAAAGCAGTGTATGTATAAGTTGAAAACATCAGTGTTCCCCTTTCTATCTGATAAACGCGCTTCATGCTACTCGAATGTCAAGATGCTAAAGAGCAGAAAAAGGCAGATTCCAGATTTGCATAAAAGACAGAGCCAAGTAGAATTCGCTACTCATTCTATTAAACATAAAATTGTGCAGAACTGGATACTTTGGTTCTTTTCATGTCTGATAGTGCCCTTGGTGCAAGCCAACTTCTATGTTACAGAAAGTGAGCATGGGAAACAAAATTTGTTTTATTATCGGAAATCAGTCTGGGAGAATATAATGAACAAAGCGATCATCTCCTTGAAAAATCGGAACTATCACCCTTTAAATGATGAATCGGTTTGGAACATTACAAACAAAAGGTCATTCGGTTTCTCAAGGGTCCGACTTCGTCCAAAAGAAAATGGAGTAAGGGTGCTAGCAAATCTTAAAGCATCCTCAAGAATACTGGGCAAAGAATTCTCTTTTAAAGTTCAACCCAATAGGTTGGTGGGAAAATTGTCATTGGATCCAAAAGAAGTTAAATATGACTATTTCAGGTCTGTGAATAGTGTTCTTCGTGATTTGCATGCAGTACTAAAAGGTCTACAGTTGAAAGAACCAGAGAATTTGGGCTCCTCAGTATTCGATTATAATGACGTCTACACAAAGCTATGCCCTTTCTTATCAGCTCTGAAGAATGGATCGACAAAGGTGCCTGAAGTATTCATTGTTGTCTCAGATGTATCTAAAGCATTTGATTCTGTTAAGCAGGATAAGTTGATCAGTGTAATGGAGGAAATAATGCAGAGTGATGAATATCTCATAAAGAAGTCTCATCAAGTTGTTTGTGCAAATAAATCTTTGTGGGCTCATCAAAACCTAATACTAGCAGACCAAGACACCAGCATTGGCTCTACTATTTTTACATCTTTTGCCTCCCGTTGTTCATTGCAGGGCATCCTTGTTAATCAGGTACCatactttttttacttttagtagCCGCCAACTTTTTTCCCCGTCTTtatttgttagatttcttgCTGCTAATGATGTGGTTGACATTGTACTGCCACAAAACAGTAATATGTTGTGCATCTGTGTTAGTGGTACGGTGGTATGCCAAAACCTAAGAAACACATAATGCAGGAAAGATCGGGgtgtgtttgtgttttcttTAATGTGTAAAGATTACTAACCATTTCATATAAATCCTAAGTAAAAACATGTTCAGCAAGAAGTTCAGGAgtccttcaaatttttttttttatttaaaggaAAACTGGAATACTTTATCTTGATCCAGTTAATATCGAGCATGCAGTGTTCATTTACTCTTAGGCAGGGTCTGATCAGTTTTGCAAAAGGTTTTGAGCAAATGTTCCACAGCTTTATATGTGAACTCATGTGCTCAATCTAATTAGGGAGGCCCTATTCTTTTTATTCTGTTATTTTAGTAGCATAACTACATAGAGCCGCTCAATTTACAGTGAGTTTATATCCCATAATTCCTCTATCTATTTCTTTTTAAAGCGTAACTTAACTCACAGAGGAGCATGGTCTTTTTCATTCATGGATGTCTCTCCTCCACTCTCTgagtttaactttaaactttCCATACTCACTTTTTTGGTGGCTAGTTCTGCAATTTTGAAATATAGTATCAACGAATAGACAAATTTATAGCGTAAGGttggaaggaaaataaaatcaaaagcaTTAGTTGTGGATATCAAGCATCTAGTACAtcaagagagaaaagagaaaaaaaacaaggcCTACCTGAGTTGTCCCCGCATAAGTACAAATCCTCATTCTCACAGCATGCCAATATTGTACCCGGATATTACAACGTAGTCCATGAGGAAATCACAATGAAATGAAGTTCAGTGATGACACAAACAAAGGGGGAAATCAATCTAGAGAGGGTTGGCCAAAGGCTTTGgaaaacctagctctgataccatgttaaaagcACTTAACTCAAAACTCGTTGGCCATTGTGGAGAGACCACcgaggctcatatactagttttggaggcgATTATTAACCTACGTGGGACAAGATCCAACATTAGTCATTAAAGGAGCGACGATCAGTATGTAGTAGACATCCTTTCAGAGGAAGCTTGGTTTTCTTTTAACTTACTGCTTTCGGATGATTCAGGGTCAGAGCAAAAATACAAGGAAGGAGGAGCTTTTCTTTGATCTAAATGAGCATGTGAAGCACAATGTACTGCAATTAGATAAGCACTTTTACTTGCAAGATGTTGGTATACCCCAAGGAAGTGTTTTGTCTTCACTGCTTTGCTCATTTTATTATGGGCATCTAGAAACCAAGGTAATAATTCCATTTCTGCAGAAGAGTGTAGAACCTGGTAACGACAAATTTTCTGCAACAGAGAATAGAAATCATGTTTATTCTCTTCCAAATAATGAGGCTGGAGTCATCGTGTCGTCCCCTAAATACATGCTACTTAGATTTATCGATGACTTCATTTTCATATCAACCTCGAAGAAGCAAGCTGCTAGTTTCTTCTCCAGGCTGCGAAGGGGATTCAGAGAATACAAC
This genomic window contains:
- the LOC131334316 gene encoding telomerase reverse transcriptase isoform X9, coding for MILADVALGFHKGSGKKRKGVYEVDLLSEKEYSNAAFSDDVPSGSVNCFSHDGLSYSSSFSRHCRKKRYQKSSSGRPTLQTRTANCNTEGSPNEEHHGSSNQLIVKPGKRQRQFSWQRHRKRRKFDIQETHSLIQCARNASDGDSSYEKPHSGFNTSMPFQCSCCLFLQKIQYISREGHIDRQSIFYRSECSASVLPRNHVLNSLRPNASGAKVLFEDIFGLSDGNINSLSRSCYHSSNCCLTNYKCLYHSLVKFLKNLIRKAHRCQHLRLLEKHCPIPSLDQSAEGGIGSIVEGIDFQANFPGKRHAKVQQDGKLPPDNLTNTDSNICGITPDVLDHQFEPSQSYCLKKHVVSFLWAVCRSIVPPDLLGTSSNWRILRKSISRFVRLRRFEKFSLKQCMYKLKTSVFPFLSDKRASCYSNVKMLKSRKRQIPDLHKRQSQVEFATHSIKHKIVQNWILWFFSCLIVPLVQANFYVTESEHGKQNLFYYRKSVWENIMNKAIISLKNRNYHPLNDESVWNITNKRSFGFSRVRLRPKENGVRVLANLKASSRILGKEFSFKVQPNRLVGKLSLDPKEVKYDYFRSVNSVLRDLHAVLKGLQLKEPENLGSSVFDYNDVYTKLCPFLSALKNGSTKVPEVFIVVSDVSKAFDSVKQDKLISVMEEIMQSDEYLIKKSHQVVCANKSLWAHQNLILADQDTSIGSTIFTSFASRCSLQGILVNQGQSKNTRKEELFFDLNEHVKHNVLQLDKHFYLQDVGIPQGSVLSSLLCSFYYGHLETKVIIPFLQKSVEPGNDKFSATENRNHVYSLPNNEAGVIVSSPKYMLLRFIDDFIFISTSKKQAASFFSRLRRGFREYNCYMNEAKFGLNFDADQVSGLASNRVYMGPDGVPFLGWSGLFINCRTLEVQADYTRYLNMHLSSSLTVCWQGKPGGHLKAKLCDYLRPKCHPIFFDSNINSSAVVRLNIYQAFLLCAMKFHCYVCDLSNICKLDLKSYMCSIEKSLRYMHKLVKKRMHSVDLGSSFHPIFQVERGEFEWLGLVAYTQVLKRKQSRYRDLLSLLRSKLIAHEEIESVSSVLRYAVDDSHSSVIWKIRY
- the LOC131334316 gene encoding telomerase reverse transcriptase isoform X8, with protein sequence MVYLLKYTSIFLPLPRKKHYQVAGFPISDFCLKSKHISEPKCLHSSFAVGSGKKRKGVYEVDLLSEKEYSNAAFSDDVPSGSVNCFSHDGLSYSSSFSRHCRKKRYQKSSSGRPTLQTRTANCNTEGSPNEEHHGSSNQLIVKPGKRQRQFSWQRHRKRRKFDIQETHSLIQCARNASDGDSSYEKPHSGFNTSMPFQCSCCLFLQKIQYISREGHIDRQSIFYRSECSASVLPRNHVLNSLRPNASGAKVLFEDIFGLSDGNINSLSRSCYHSSNCCLTNYKCLYHSLVKFLKNLIRKAHRCQHLRLLEKHCPIPSLDQSAEGGIGSIVEGIDFQANFPGKRHAKVQQDGKLPPDNLTNTDSNICGITPDVLDHQFEPSQSYCLKKHVVSFLWAVCRSIVPPDLLGTSSNWRILRKSISRFVRLRRFEKFSLKQCMYKLKTSVFPFLSDKRASCYSNVKMLKSRKRQIPDLHKRQSQVEFATHSIKHKIVQNWILWFFSCLIVPLVQANFYVTESEHGKQNLFYYRKSVWENIMNKAIISLKNRNYHPLNDESVWNITNKRSFGFSRVRLRPKENGVRVLANLKASSRILGKEFSFKVQPNRLVGKLSLDPKEVKYDYFRSVNSVLRDLHAVLKGLQLKEPENLGSSVFDYNDVYTKLCPFLSALKNGSTKVPEVFIVVSDVSKAFDSVKQDKLISVMEEIMQSDEYLIKKSHQVVCANKSLWAHQNLILADQDTSIGSTIFTSFASRCSLQGILVNQGQSKNTRKEELFFDLNEHVKHNVLQLDKHFYLQDVGIPQGSVLSSLLCSFYYGHLETKVIIPFLQKSVEPGNDKFSATENRNHVYSLPNNEAGVIVSSPKYMLLRFIDDFIFISTSKKQAASFFSRLRRGFREYNCYMNEAKFGLNFDADQVSGLASNRVYMGPDGVPFLGWSGLFINCRTLEVQADYTRYLNMHLSSSLTVCWQGKPGGHLKAKLCDYLRPKCHPIFFDSNINSSAVVRLNIYQAFLLCAMKFHCYVCDLSNICKLDLKSYMCSIEKSLRYMHKLVKKRMHSVDLGSSFHPIFQVERGEFEWLGLVAYTQVLKRKQSRYRDLLSLLRSKLIAHEEIESVSSVLRYAVDDSHSSVIWKIRY